The following are from one region of the Nicotiana tabacum cultivar K326 chromosome 3, ASM71507v2, whole genome shotgun sequence genome:
- the LOC107827834 gene encoding uncharacterized protein LOC107827834 isoform X2 produces the protein MRERQRRAITTKIFNGLRKHGGYRLSPRSDINQVLRHLASEAGWIVDPDGTTYRSSSSSTNNNSCPHCGVGGKSNAATPTSSTVGHTSGGGGECSTTASPLRATANCGDTKTTYSRTPATNLFDSGFSLSGAVSTSALLSSTSSDTLFSIYMSGACGGAGVGGISGVYHPSSAASATVRHQEQPSYLLQEVRASNQNTPVGSPL, from the exons ATGAGAGAGCGTCAGAGAAGAGCTATTACGACTAAGATCTTCAACGGCCTCCGTAAACACGGCGGTTACCGCCTCTCCCCTCGTTCCGACATCAACCAAGTCCTCCGCCACCTGGCCTCTGAAGCTGGTTGGATTGTTGACCCTGATGGCACCACCTACCGctcttcctcctcctccact AATAACAATTCGTGTCCACATTGTGGTGTTGGAGGGAAATCCAATGCAGCTACGCCAACTAGCAGCACCGTAGGACACACAAGCGGCGGCGGAGGAGAATGTTCAACTACCGCGTCTCCGCTTCGCGCCACCGCAAACTGCGGAGATACGAAGACAACTTATAGTAGGACGCCGGCAACTAATCTCTTCGACTCTGGCTTTTCACTTTCCGGTGCCGTCTCTACTAGTGCTCTGCTGTCTTCTACCTCTTCTGATACTCTTTTCTCCATCTACATGTCCGGCGCATGTGGCGGTGCAGGTGTTGGAGGAATAAGCGGGGTCTACCACCCTTCCTCCGCCGCCTCAGCCACCGTGCGCCACCAAGAACAGCCGTCGTACTTGTTGCAGGAAGTCAGAGCTTCGAATCAGAATACTCCGGTGGGGTCACCTCTGTAA
- the LOC107827834 gene encoding uncharacterized protein LOC107827834 isoform X1 translates to MKESAAGQQRSNNSNGRRSAVEKEKTKMRERQRRAITTKIFNGLRKHGGYRLSPRSDINQVLRHLASEAGWIVDPDGTTYRSSSSSTNNNSCPHCGVGGKSNAATPTSSTVGHTSGGGGECSTTASPLRATANCGDTKTTYSRTPATNLFDSGFSLSGAVSTSALLSSTSSDTLFSIYMSGACGGAGVGGISGVYHPSSAASATVRHQEQPSYLLQEVRASNQNTPVGSPL, encoded by the exons ATGAAGGAATCAGCTGCAGGTCAACAGAGAAGTAACAACAGCAATGGAAGAAGAAGCGCTGTCGAAAAGGAGAAGACGAAGATGAGAGAGCGTCAGAGAAGAGCTATTACGACTAAGATCTTCAACGGCCTCCGTAAACACGGCGGTTACCGCCTCTCCCCTCGTTCCGACATCAACCAAGTCCTCCGCCACCTGGCCTCTGAAGCTGGTTGGATTGTTGACCCTGATGGCACCACCTACCGctcttcctcctcctccact AATAACAATTCGTGTCCACATTGTGGTGTTGGAGGGAAATCCAATGCAGCTACGCCAACTAGCAGCACCGTAGGACACACAAGCGGCGGCGGAGGAGAATGTTCAACTACCGCGTCTCCGCTTCGCGCCACCGCAAACTGCGGAGATACGAAGACAACTTATAGTAGGACGCCGGCAACTAATCTCTTCGACTCTGGCTTTTCACTTTCCGGTGCCGTCTCTACTAGTGCTCTGCTGTCTTCTACCTCTTCTGATACTCTTTTCTCCATCTACATGTCCGGCGCATGTGGCGGTGCAGGTGTTGGAGGAATAAGCGGGGTCTACCACCCTTCCTCCGCCGCCTCAGCCACCGTGCGCCACCAAGAACAGCCGTCGTACTTGTTGCAGGAAGTCAGAGCTTCGAATCAGAATACTCCGGTGGGGTCACCTCTGTAA